In one Inquilinus sp. Marseille-Q2685 genomic region, the following are encoded:
- a CDS encoding acetoin dehydrogenase dihydrolipoyllysine-residue acetyltransferase subunit, with product MTGTIHPITMPKWGLAMTEGLLAAWTAEEGARIEPGTEIVDIETSKITNALESPVGGTLRRRGAAEGPAPPVGALRGVVVEGGVDEAELARFIEASQAEVAAAAESAAPPPEPKIVQAGGRPIRALVTGEGDGTPIVLIHGFGGDLNNWLFTQPALAGRPVHAIDLPGHGGSGKDVGAGDIAALAGAVLAYLDAAGIARAHLAGHSMGGAVALSLALDAPDRVASATLIAPAGLGAEINGGYIDGFIGAQKRKDLKPHLEALFADPELVTRDLVEDVLKYKRLDGVEAALKTIAGAVFPGGRQAASLRDRIGGAKVPVQVIWGTADAILPAAHADGLPASVPVHRFDGKGHMVHMEAAAEVNRLIEAFIAAA from the coding sequence ATGACGGGAACGATTCACCCGATCACGATGCCGAAATGGGGCCTGGCGATGACCGAGGGCCTGCTCGCCGCCTGGACGGCGGAGGAGGGCGCGCGGATCGAGCCGGGCACCGAGATCGTCGACATCGAGACCAGCAAGATCACCAACGCGCTGGAATCGCCGGTCGGCGGCACGCTGCGCCGGCGGGGGGCGGCGGAGGGCCCGGCCCCGCCGGTCGGCGCGCTGCGGGGCGTGGTGGTCGAGGGCGGGGTCGACGAGGCCGAGCTCGCCCGCTTCATCGAGGCCTCCCAGGCCGAGGTAGCGGCCGCGGCGGAAAGCGCCGCCCCGCCGCCGGAACCCAAGATCGTGCAGGCCGGTGGCCGGCCGATCCGGGCCCTGGTGACGGGGGAGGGCGACGGCACGCCGATCGTCCTGATCCACGGTTTCGGCGGCGACCTCAACAACTGGCTGTTCACCCAGCCGGCGCTGGCCGGCCGTCCGGTCCACGCCATCGACCTGCCGGGCCATGGCGGCTCCGGCAAGGATGTGGGCGCGGGCGACATCGCGGCCCTGGCCGGCGCGGTGCTGGCCTATCTGGATGCCGCCGGGATCGCCAGGGCGCATCTGGCCGGCCATTCCATGGGGGGCGCCGTGGCGCTGTCCCTGGCGCTGGATGCGCCCGACCGGGTGGCCTCGGCGACGCTGATCGCCCCGGCCGGACTCGGGGCGGAGATCAACGGCGGCTATATCGACGGCTTCATCGGCGCGCAGAAGCGCAAGGACCTGAAGCCGCATCTCGAGGCGCTGTTCGCCGATCCGGAGCTGGTGACCCGCGACCTGGTCGAGGACGTGCTGAAGTACAAACGCCTGGACGGGGTCGAGGCGGCGCTGAAGACGATCGCCGGCGCTGTCTTCCCCGGCGGCCGCCAGGCGGCGTCGTTGCGCGACCGGATCGGCGGTGCCAAGGTGCCGGTCCAGGTGATCTGGGGCACGGCGGACGCCATCCTGCCGGCCGCCCATGCCGATGGACTGCCGGCTTCGGTCCCGGTCCACCGCTTCGACGGCAAGGGCCACATGGTCCATATGGAAGCCGCGGCCGAGGTGAACCGTCTGATCGAGGCGTTCATCGCGGCCGCGTAG
- a CDS encoding thiamine pyrophosphate-dependent dehydrogenase E1 component subunit alpha, with the protein MQLSRDDLLRAYRQMRLIREFEDRVHLEFATGEIPGFVHLYAGEEASAVGVCLHLTDRDSIASTHRGHGHCIAKDCDPVAMMKEIYGRRDGLCGGKGGSMHIADLSKGMMGANGIVGGGPPLICGAALAAKTLGTGGVAVAFVGDGGSNQGTTFEAMNLATVWKLPAIFVFENNGYAEATSSKYSVSCKDIVERAQAFGMPGVQVDGHDFFAVWEAAREAVERARSGGGPTLLEVKLNRYYGHFEGDAQTYRAPGEVEAIRAQRDSLDLFRSRVTEAGLLEIAQMEAIDAEIRQAIDRAVVDAKAAPVPGPADLLTDVYVSY; encoded by the coding sequence ATGCAGCTGAGTCGCGATGACCTTTTGCGTGCCTATCGCCAGATGCGCCTGATCCGGGAGTTCGAGGATCGGGTCCATCTCGAATTCGCCACCGGGGAAATTCCGGGTTTTGTCCATCTCTATGCCGGTGAAGAGGCCAGCGCCGTTGGCGTCTGCCTGCATCTGACCGACCGCGATTCGATCGCCAGCACCCATCGCGGCCACGGCCACTGCATCGCCAAGGACTGCGATCCGGTGGCGATGATGAAGGAGATCTACGGCCGCCGCGACGGGCTGTGCGGCGGCAAGGGCGGGTCGATGCACATCGCCGATCTGTCCAAGGGCATGATGGGCGCCAACGGCATCGTCGGCGGTGGCCCGCCGCTGATCTGCGGCGCCGCGTTGGCGGCCAAGACGCTGGGCACCGGCGGCGTCGCCGTGGCCTTCGTCGGCGACGGCGGGTCGAACCAGGGCACCACCTTCGAGGCGATGAACCTGGCCACCGTGTGGAAGCTGCCGGCGATCTTCGTGTTCGAGAACAACGGCTATGCCGAGGCGACCTCGAGCAAGTATTCGGTCAGCTGCAAGGACATCGTCGAGCGCGCCCAGGCCTTCGGCATGCCCGGCGTCCAGGTCGATGGCCACGACTTCTTCGCGGTGTGGGAAGCGGCGCGGGAGGCCGTCGAGCGGGCGCGCTCCGGCGGCGGCCCGACCCTGCTCGAAGTCAAGCTGAACCGCTATTACGGCCATTTCGAGGGCGACGCCCAGACCTACCGCGCCCCCGGCGAGGTCGAGGCGATCCGGGCCCAGCGCGACAGCCTGGACCTGTTCCGCAGCCGGGTCACCGAGGCCGGGCTGCTGGAGATCGCGCAGATGGAGGCCATCGACGCGGAGATCAGGCAGGCGATCGACCGCGCCGTGGTCGACGCCAAGGCCGCCCCGGTGCCGGGGCCGGCCGATCTTCTGACCGACGTCTACGTCTCGTACTGA
- a CDS encoding Ppx/GppA phosphatase family protein yields the protein MSVVESIAIAEATAAGDRRRAARPEPLYAAVDLGTNNCRLLIARAATGGFQVVDAFSRIVRLGEGVGATGRLQPEAMQRTLSALRICAAKIRRQNVILSRAVATEACRQAGNFPAFRDRVRRETGLQLEMIPAAEEARLAAAGCAPLLDPAIPHAIIFDIGGGSTELTWLEFDSDGHAVTLDALSIPLGVVSLAEQHGGHEVSAETYASMTAATAAALAEFEARNNLRGLIAQGRVQMIGSSGTVTTLAGVHLGLPRYIRSEVDGCTLTFEEARRASRMLLGLDYAARSSYPCIGRDRADLVLAGCAILEAICDTWPVGRLRVGDRGVREGILFDLLAEAQKRRA from the coding sequence ATGTCAGTGGTGGAGTCGATCGCAATCGCCGAGGCCACCGCGGCCGGCGATCGACGTCGGGCAGCGAGGCCCGAACCTCTTTACGCCGCCGTGGATCTCGGCACCAACAACTGCCGGCTGCTGATCGCGCGTGCCGCGACCGGCGGCTTCCAGGTGGTCGACGCCTTCAGCCGGATCGTCCGGCTGGGCGAAGGCGTCGGCGCGACCGGACGGCTGCAGCCCGAGGCGATGCAACGCACGCTGTCGGCGCTGCGCATCTGCGCCGCCAAGATCCGGCGCCAGAACGTGATCCTGTCGCGCGCGGTGGCGACCGAGGCCTGCCGCCAGGCCGGCAACTTCCCGGCCTTTCGCGACCGGGTGCGGCGCGAGACCGGTCTGCAGCTGGAGATGATCCCGGCGGCCGAGGAGGCACGCCTGGCCGCGGCCGGCTGCGCCCCGCTGCTCGACCCCGCGATCCCGCACGCGATCATCTTCGACATCGGCGGCGGCTCGACCGAGCTGACCTGGCTGGAGTTCGATTCCGACGGTCATGCTGTGACGCTCGACGCGCTCAGCATCCCGCTCGGCGTCGTCTCCCTGGCCGAGCAGCATGGCGGCCACGAGGTCTCGGCCGAGACCTATGCGTCGATGACCGCCGCCACCGCCGCCGCTCTGGCCGAATTCGAGGCGCGCAACAACCTGCGCGGGCTGATCGCCCAGGGCCGGGTGCAGATGATCGGCTCCTCCGGCACCGTCACCACGCTGGCCGGGGTGCATCTCGGCCTGCCGCGCTACATCCGCTCCGAGGTCGACGGCTGCACCCTGACCTTCGAGGAGGCGCGGCGCGCCAGCCGCATGCTGCTCGGCCTCGACTATGCGGCGCGGTCGTCCTATCCCTGCATCGGGCGCGACCGGGCCGACCTGGTGCTGGCCGGCTGCGCCATCCTCGAGGCGATCTGCGACACCTGGCCGGTCGGCAGGCTGCGGGTCGGCGACCGCGGCGTGCGCGAGGGCATCCTGTTCGACCTGCTGGCCGAGGCGCAGAAGCGCCGCGCCTGA
- a CDS encoding RlmE family RNA methyltransferase encodes MKTPKKPGGTARAGGPSGRGSRGLTVRVKTAKQRTPSSTRWLERQLNDPYVAEAKRLGYRSRAAFKLVQLDDKLQLLRRGMRVVDLGCAPGGWVQVALERVGPGGKVVGIDYLGMDPVPGATILEMDFLDPAAPARLKEALAGPADIVLSDMAAPTVGHQATDHLRIMALAETAADFALDVLVPGGAFVAKLFQGGAEKDLLDVLKRNFAKVRHVKPPASRQDSSEVYVVATDFKGRDPRDATQAP; translated from the coding sequence ATGAAGACACCGAAGAAGCCTGGCGGCACCGCGAGGGCGGGGGGGCCGAGCGGCCGCGGCAGCCGCGGCCTGACCGTGCGGGTCAAGACCGCCAAGCAGCGGACGCCGTCCTCGACCCGCTGGCTCGAGCGCCAGCTCAACGATCCCTATGTCGCCGAGGCCAAGCGCCTGGGCTATCGCTCGCGCGCCGCGTTCAAGCTGGTGCAGCTCGACGACAAGCTGCAGCTGCTGCGCCGCGGCATGCGCGTGGTCGATCTCGGCTGTGCTCCTGGCGGCTGGGTCCAGGTGGCGCTGGAGCGGGTCGGGCCGGGCGGCAAGGTGGTGGGCATCGACTATCTCGGCATGGATCCGGTGCCGGGCGCGACCATCCTGGAGATGGATTTCCTCGACCCCGCGGCGCCGGCCCGGCTGAAGGAGGCGCTGGCCGGCCCGGCCGACATCGTGCTCAGCGACATGGCGGCGCCGACCGTCGGCCACCAGGCGACCGACCACCTGCGAATCATGGCGCTGGCCGAGACCGCTGCGGATTTCGCCCTCGACGTGCTGGTGCCGGGCGGCGCCTTCGTCGCCAAGCTGTTCCAGGGCGGGGCGGAGAAGGACCTGCTCGACGTCCTGAAGCGCAACTTCGCCAAGGTCCGCCACGTCAAGCCGCCCGCCAGCCGCCAGGACAGTTCCGAAGTCTATGTCGTGGCCACGGACTTCAAAGGCCGAGATCCGCGGGACGCAACGCAGGCCCCCTAG
- a CDS encoding OmpA family protein, whose product MRFPKCLIVVALAASVASCQFDSAPNTIGGAAAGGLAGAGIGALVSGGNRGTGALIGAGVGALAGGAIGNYMDRQQAELRRNLAGTGIGVNRRGDNLVLEIPGDVTFATDSATIRPAFYGPLDSVAATLNQYTNTYIDVVGHTDNTGPAEYNQRLSEARARSVADYISSRGVYPPRINIGGVGEDQPKASNATAAGRQENRRVELTIRPNGQ is encoded by the coding sequence ATGCGTTTCCCGAAATGCCTGATCGTGGTCGCACTCGCCGCTTCGGTCGCGTCCTGCCAGTTCGACAGCGCGCCGAACACGATCGGCGGGGCCGCTGCCGGCGGCCTGGCCGGGGCCGGCATCGGCGCCCTGGTCAGCGGCGGCAACCGGGGCACGGGCGCGCTGATCGGCGCCGGCGTCGGCGCGCTCGCGGGCGGCGCCATCGGCAATTACATGGATCGGCAGCAGGCCGAGCTGCGGCGCAATCTCGCAGGCACCGGCATCGGCGTGAACCGCCGCGGCGACAACCTGGTGCTGGAGATCCCGGGCGACGTCACCTTCGCCACCGATTCCGCGACTATCCGGCCGGCCTTCTACGGCCCGCTCGACAGCGTCGCGGCGACGCTGAACCAGTACACCAACACCTATATCGACGTGGTCGGCCATACCGACAACACCGGCCCGGCCGAATACAACCAGCGGCTGTCGGAGGCGCGGGCGCGCTCGGTCGCCGACTACATCTCCTCGCGCGGGGTCTATCCGCCGCGGATCAATATCGGCGGTGTCGGCGAGGATCAGCCGAAGGCCAGCAACGCCACGGCCGCCGGGCGGCAGGAGAACCGGCGGGTGGAGCTGACGATCCGGCCCAACGGCCAGTGA
- a CDS encoding lytic transglycosylase domain-containing protein, producing the protein MLDSTVMWLRMRSLGWIAIVCALLSSAAGAAQGKDETVEQAVCRLIEQSAAAENLPLEFFTRLIWKESRFRPRAVSPKGAQGVAQFMPGTAKLRDLEDPFDPETALPASAAFLAELRDQFGNLGLAAAGYNAGPNRVESWVGGRGFLPLETEDYVLFVTKRPADDWVPKADGSVPSFDGSPKSCLELLASLKTEADRDELVSPTAPWHVQIAGNFSKGRALASYNRVRRRFPQLMAGIQPMIVGTRMLSMGTRRFYRVSVPAQSRAEGNQFCSRLRRAGGACIVLRN; encoded by the coding sequence GTGCTCGATTCGACGGTGATGTGGCTGCGCATGCGTTCGTTGGGCTGGATTGCGATCGTCTGCGCCTTGCTGTCGTCGGCAGCCGGTGCGGCGCAGGGCAAGGACGAGACGGTCGAGCAGGCGGTGTGCCGGCTGATCGAGCAATCCGCCGCCGCCGAGAACCTGCCGCTGGAGTTCTTCACCCGGCTGATCTGGAAGGAGAGCCGGTTCCGGCCGCGCGCGGTCAGCCCGAAAGGGGCGCAGGGCGTAGCCCAGTTCATGCCCGGCACCGCCAAGCTGCGCGACCTGGAGGACCCCTTCGACCCGGAGACGGCGCTGCCGGCCTCCGCCGCTTTCCTGGCCGAGCTGCGCGACCAGTTCGGCAATCTCGGCCTCGCCGCCGCCGGCTACAATGCCGGGCCGAACCGGGTCGAGAGCTGGGTCGGCGGCCGCGGCTTCCTGCCTTTGGAGACCGAGGACTACGTGCTGTTCGTCACCAAGCGCCCGGCCGACGACTGGGTGCCGAAGGCCGACGGCAGCGTCCCCAGCTTCGACGGCAGCCCGAAATCCTGCCTGGAGCTGCTGGCGTCGCTGAAGACCGAGGCGGACCGGGACGAGCTGGTCTCGCCGACCGCGCCCTGGCACGTGCAGATCGCCGGCAACTTCTCCAAGGGCCGGGCGCTGGCGTCCTACAACCGCGTCCGCCGGCGCTTTCCGCAGCTGATGGCGGGGATCCAGCCGATGATCGTCGGCACCCGCATGCTCAGCATGGGCACGCGGCGATTCTACCGGGTCAGCGTGCCGGCGCAGAGCCGGGCCGAGGGCAACCAGTTCTGCAGCCGCCTGCGCCGGGCCGGCGGCGCCTGCATCGTGCTGCGCAACTGA
- a CDS encoding ankyrin repeat domain-containing protein: protein MPHPYARDLPASPDPEQQKKRAKDLLKALRAGEAEAIARFRYSHPRLAHRADAELAAAAKLSDAQWVIAREYGFASWPKLQAHLAGELPEIARPFETELQYYRDRAAGIRSNHRTGEAGSLRLAQRFHPRFAAASEAEIRAAELSQADAELIVARSHGFDDWTGFAERIEAMQAGRVEEPFRTAFEAIRGDDRGALAAVLSSHPGLVNAKGTNGNRLLMLAISMNRLVLAGDLLDAGADPSLTNDKGWGPLHDIAYGGGRGDREARLALLDRLIAAGSPVEAEAYGDGGTPLAVALFWGHGTVAERLAAEVVAPLNLRIAAGLGRMDLIGLFFEADGTLRPEAGHHRGFYRPHSGFPEWHMTDSPQEILDEALTWAARSGRIEAMAALLARGADIDGAPHNGAALHWALLSHRAEAADWLIGQGADVNRRVVWGDTADVTPLHMAAGWANDSRGARLLLRHGADPALRDRTYDSTPLGWAEHFGHPEVAAVLKGGSVGDSGA from the coding sequence ATGCCTCATCCCTATGCCCGCGACCTGCCCGCATCGCCCGATCCGGAGCAGCAGAAGAAGCGCGCCAAGGACCTGCTGAAGGCGCTGCGCGCCGGCGAGGCCGAGGCGATCGCCCGGTTCCGCTACAGCCATCCGCGACTGGCTCATCGTGCCGATGCCGAGCTTGCCGCCGCGGCGAAGCTGAGCGACGCGCAATGGGTGATCGCCCGCGAATACGGCTTCGCCAGTTGGCCAAAGCTGCAGGCCCATCTGGCCGGGGAGCTGCCGGAGATCGCCCGGCCCTTCGAGACCGAGCTGCAATACTATCGCGACCGCGCCGCCGGCATTCGCAGCAATCACCGCACCGGCGAGGCCGGGTCGCTGCGCCTGGCGCAGCGCTTCCATCCGCGATTCGCCGCGGCGTCGGAGGCCGAGATCCGCGCCGCCGAATTGAGCCAGGCCGACGCCGAGCTGATCGTGGCCCGCAGCCACGGCTTCGACGACTGGACCGGTTTCGCCGAGCGGATCGAGGCGATGCAGGCCGGCCGGGTGGAGGAGCCGTTCCGGACCGCCTTCGAGGCGATCCGCGGCGACGACCGCGGCGCCCTGGCCGCGGTGCTGTCGTCGCATCCCGGCCTGGTCAACGCCAAGGGGACCAACGGCAACCGCCTGCTGATGCTGGCGATCTCGATGAACCGCCTGGTGCTGGCCGGCGACCTGCTCGACGCCGGCGCCGACCCGTCGCTCACCAATGACAAGGGCTGGGGCCCGCTGCACGACATCGCCTATGGCGGCGGCCGCGGCGACCGGGAGGCGCGCCTGGCCCTGCTCGACCGGCTGATCGCAGCGGGCAGCCCGGTCGAGGCCGAGGCCTATGGCGACGGCGGCACGCCGCTGGCAGTCGCGCTGTTCTGGGGCCACGGCACGGTGGCCGAAAGGCTGGCGGCGGAGGTGGTGGCGCCGCTCAACCTGCGCATCGCCGCCGGCCTCGGGCGGATGGACCTGATCGGCCTCTTCTTCGAGGCCGACGGGACCCTGCGGCCGGAGGCGGGGCATCACCGCGGCTTCTACCGCCCTCACAGCGGCTTCCCGGAATGGCACATGACCGATTCGCCGCAGGAGATCCTGGACGAGGCGCTGACCTGGGCCGCGCGCAGCGGCCGGATCGAGGCGATGGCCGCCCTGCTGGCCCGCGGTGCCGACATCGACGGCGCGCCCCACAACGGCGCCGCGCTCCACTGGGCGCTGCTGAGCCATCGGGCGGAGGCGGCGGACTGGCTGATCGGGCAGGGCGCGGACGTCAACCGCCGGGTCGTCTGGGGCGATACGGCCGACGTCACCCCGCTGCACATGGCGGCCGGCTGGGCCAACGATTCGCGCGGCGCCCGCCTGCTGCTGCGGCACGGGGCGGACCCGGCCCTGCGCGACCGGACCTACGACAGCACCCCGCTGGGCTGGGCCGAGCATTTCGGCCATCCCGAGGTCGCCGCGGTGCTGAAGGGCGGATCGGTAGGCGACTCCGGCGCATGA
- a CDS encoding alpha-ketoacid dehydrogenase subunit beta: MSRKSFRQAVNEALAQEMRRDPRVILMGEDISGGSGSPGEQDAWGGPLGVTKGLYKEFGPSRVLDTPITESAFIGAAAGAAASGLRPVAELMFVDFMGVCFDQIFNQAAKFRYMFGGKAVTPLTIRTMYGAGFRAAAQHSQCLYPVFTHIPGLKCVIPSSPYEAKGLLIQAIRDDDPVIFFEHKVLYDMEEEVPDEPYTIPFGEANLVREGEDVTIVAIGRMVQMARAAADVLAKEGVDCAIIDPRTTSPLDLDTILESVEETGRLVVVDEASPRCNMATDISAQVADQAFGALKAPIKMVSPPHVPVPFSAALEDLYIPNADKVAAAVRTVMGAPDRREAAE, translated from the coding sequence ATGAGCAGGAAGAGCTTCCGCCAGGCGGTCAACGAGGCGCTGGCGCAGGAGATGCGGCGCGACCCGCGCGTGATCCTGATGGGCGAGGACATCTCCGGCGGCTCCGGCTCGCCGGGCGAGCAGGACGCCTGGGGCGGGCCCCTCGGCGTCACCAAGGGGCTGTACAAGGAGTTCGGGCCCAGCCGCGTCCTGGACACGCCGATCACCGAGAGCGCCTTCATCGGCGCCGCGGCCGGTGCCGCGGCCAGCGGGCTGCGCCCCGTCGCCGAGCTGATGTTCGTCGACTTCATGGGCGTCTGCTTCGACCAGATCTTCAACCAGGCCGCCAAGTTCCGCTACATGTTCGGCGGCAAGGCGGTGACGCCGCTGACCATCCGCACCATGTACGGCGCCGGCTTCCGCGCCGCGGCCCAGCACAGCCAGTGCCTGTACCCGGTGTTCACCCACATCCCCGGCCTGAAATGCGTCATCCCGTCCTCGCCCTATGAGGCGAAGGGCCTGCTGATCCAGGCGATCCGCGACGACGACCCGGTGATCTTCTTCGAGCACAAGGTGCTGTACGACATGGAGGAGGAGGTGCCGGACGAGCCCTACACCATCCCCTTCGGCGAGGCGAATCTGGTGCGCGAGGGCGAAGACGTCACCATCGTCGCCATCGGCCGCATGGTGCAGATGGCCAGGGCGGCGGCGGATGTCCTGGCGAAGGAAGGCGTCGACTGCGCCATCATCGACCCGCGCACGACCTCGCCGCTCGACCTGGATACGATCCTGGAGAGCGTGGAGGAGACCGGAAGGCTGGTGGTGGTGGACGAGGCCAGCCCGCGCTGCAACATGGCGACCGACATCTCGGCCCAGGTGGCGGACCAGGCCTTCGGCGCGCTGAAGGCGCCGATCAAGATGGTGTCGCCGCCGCATGTGCCGGTGCCGTTCTCGGCGGCGCTGGAGGACCTGTACATCCCGAACGCCGACAAGGTGGCGGCGGCGGTGCGCACGGTGATGGGCGCGCCGGACCGGCGGGAGGCCGCGGAATGA